The Desmonostoc muscorum LEGE 12446 genome includes a region encoding these proteins:
- a CDS encoding ABC transporter permease translates to MGNQVVIAVGTFILLLTGLLLGYVLSQLVLGFLAFNLLTFFGTLSLILIFGTLYYVLFWQLRREQSRSSLDQGITSQVDEGVSDSYLKNRLIARLSGDTAAAERLIEQAKETYPGMPENWYCERVLDDLERNRE, encoded by the coding sequence ATGGGGAATCAAGTAGTTATTGCTGTCGGCACATTCATCCTCTTGCTTACTGGTTTATTACTTGGGTATGTTCTCTCGCAGTTAGTTTTAGGATTTCTAGCATTTAACCTCCTAACTTTTTTCGGAACACTCAGCCTAATTTTAATTTTTGGTACACTTTATTACGTTTTATTTTGGCAATTGCGGAGAGAGCAGTCTCGGTCATCATTAGATCAAGGAATAACAAGCCAGGTAGACGAAGGTGTATCTGATAGCTATCTCAAAAACAGGCTAATTGCCAGATTATCCGGTGATACCGCCGCTGCCGAACGATTAATTGAACAGGCAAAAGAGACTTATCCAGGAATGCCAGAGAATTGGTATTGTGAGAGAGTGCTTGATGACTTAGAGCGCAATCGGGAATAG
- the dndE gene encoding DNA sulfur modification protein DndE, with protein MESPIERIKLSQTAKDQLLKLRRNTKIDQWNILCRWAFCRSLAEPTPPSPVPIPQDSNVEMSWRVFGGEMSDILLLALKQRCHNDGYDTDKETLATQFRLHLHRGIGYLAGDQNIKKIEDLIELAIKD; from the coding sequence ATGGAATCCCCAATCGAAAGAATAAAACTTTCCCAAACAGCCAAAGACCAACTCCTCAAACTCAGACGCAACACCAAAATTGACCAATGGAATATCCTCTGCCGTTGGGCGTTTTGTCGTTCCTTAGCAGAACCCACCCCACCCTCCCCCGTCCCCATTCCCCAAGATAGTAATGTCGAAATGAGTTGGCGCGTCTTTGGTGGCGAAATGTCCGATATTCTCCTCCTCGCCCTCAAGCAACGCTGTCATAACGACGGTTATGACACCGACAAAGAAACTCTCGCCACCCAATTCCGCCTGCACTTACATCGCGGTATCGGTTACTTAGCAGGCGATCAAAATATCAAGAAAATTGAAGATTTAATAGAACTAGCCATCAAAGATTGA
- a CDS encoding PAS domain-containing protein: MQALSQFLGLESLESVIDCSPLMVVPETPLSDAIALMATQSKSVLVSSCSQLVGCFTKHDIVQLIASGTDLKTAKISEVMHTSVKTLKVSEFQEMSCALSLLCQQQLDLLPVVDNQGQVIGVITPESICQALAQEIEKTTDNNKQTEEQRRLLESAVVNESEKIHESTEIDKDITAFETLCESEQRFCIIADTLPVLISMSDSYTLGNFFEKWLEFIGRTLEQKLGSGLTQGVYSEDVQNYIASIGFFGVEYSILFPGQWHKYKWLPIHAIVLKDTTAKPARLIGVSVDITSHVQAKQGQLWQSQQMLQLVMDTIPEAVFPKDRDSVFLGYHPNFWQKSLAIAEVWSRGTDKTYSWYLVRALPLCDCQGKIFNCYASNKQEAALQECKVGEQKQLQHLLSFSPSVIYTCKISGDFGVTFVSENVTTITGYEPRKFVENSNFWASHIHPEDTTQVFAQLSKILEQGQYTVEYRFLHQDGIYRWIYDQGKLARDQTGNPMEIVGYWVDITERKKLEQKLTIALEKEKQLSELKSRFVSMTSHEFRTPLTTILSSCELLEHYRHKWTEQKQLTHLHRIQTAVKRMTEMLNDVLLIGKAGTGKLEYRPTSFDLVKYCQQLLEEIQMNSNNQRLISFISQYESIPCCMDDKLLGHIFNNLLSNAIKYSPDDSIIKFSLSCQNGQAVFEIQDWGIGIPEEDLPLLFESFHRASNVGNILGTGLGMAIVKNCVDIHEGEIFVTSTVGLGTKFTVIISLNNKI; encoded by the coding sequence ATGCAAGCTTTATCTCAGTTTCTCGGGCTAGAAAGCTTAGAGTCAGTAATAGACTGTTCGCCGCTAATGGTTGTGCCGGAAACACCACTATCAGATGCGATCGCTTTGATGGCAACACAGAGCAAAAGTGTCTTGGTCAGTTCTTGTTCACAGTTAGTGGGATGCTTCACAAAGCATGATATTGTACAGCTAATAGCTTCAGGGACTGACTTGAAAACAGCCAAGATTTCTGAGGTGATGCATACCTCGGTGAAAACATTGAAGGTGTCAGAATTTCAGGAAATGTCCTGTGCCCTGTCACTCCTATGCCAGCAGCAGTTGGATCTACTGCCAGTTGTGGATAACCAAGGGCAAGTTATCGGTGTGATCACTCCTGAGAGTATTTGTCAAGCACTGGCACAAGAAATAGAGAAAACTACAGATAACAACAAGCAAACTGAAGAACAACGGCGTTTGCTAGAGTCAGCGGTAGTGAATGAATCGGAAAAAATTCACGAATCCACTGAGATTGACAAGGATATCACGGCTTTTGAAACACTATGTGAAAGTGAACAGCGCTTTTGCATCATAGCTGATACACTACCTGTGCTGATTTCGATGTCAGATAGTTACACTTTGGGGAATTTTTTTGAGAAATGGCTAGAGTTTATTGGACGAACTCTAGAACAGAAATTAGGTAGTGGTTTGACACAAGGTGTTTATTCAGAAGATGTCCAAAACTACATCGCTAGTATTGGTTTTTTTGGGGTAGAGTACAGTATTTTGTTTCCAGGGCAATGGCATAAGTACAAATGGCTACCAATACACGCTATAGTACTTAAAGACACCACAGCCAAACCCGCCCGCCTCATTGGAGTTTCTGTGGATATTACCTCCCATGTACAGGCAAAACAGGGACAACTGTGGCAATCCCAGCAAATGTTGCAGCTAGTTATGGATACTATCCCGGAGGCTGTTTTTCCCAAAGATAGAGACTCGGTTTTCTTAGGTTATCATCCCAACTTTTGGCAAAAATCTCTAGCGATCGCTGAAGTTTGGTCTAGAGGAACTGACAAAACCTATTCCTGGTATTTGGTACGTGCTTTGCCGCTATGCGATTGCCAAGGAAAAATTTTCAATTGCTACGCTAGTAATAAACAAGAAGCGGCGCTACAAGAATGCAAAGTTGGCGAACAAAAGCAGCTGCAACATTTACTTTCTTTTAGCCCATCTGTCATCTATACCTGCAAGATTTCTGGAGACTTCGGCGTGACATTTGTTAGCGAAAATGTCACGACAATCACGGGCTATGAACCACGAAAATTTGTTGAAAATTCTAATTTTTGGGCTAGTCATATTCATCCAGAAGACACAACCCAAGTGTTTGCTCAACTGTCAAAGATATTAGAGCAAGGACAGTACACTGTAGAGTACCGATTTTTACACCAAGACGGCATCTATCGTTGGATATACGACCAAGGTAAGCTAGCCCGAGATCAAACTGGTAACCCTATGGAAATAGTGGGTTACTGGGTAGATATCACAGAACGGAAGAAATTAGAACAAAAACTCACAATAGCACTAGAAAAAGAAAAACAACTCAGCGAACTTAAATCTCGCTTTGTCTCCATGACTTCTCATGAATTCCGCACACCGTTGACTACTATCCTTTCTTCTTGTGAGTTACTCGAACACTACCGCCACAAATGGACCGAACAAAAACAACTCACTCACTTGCATCGGATTCAAACGGCCGTCAAGCGGATGACTGAAATGTTGAATGACGTGTTACTTATCGGGAAAGCGGGAACCGGGAAATTAGAGTATAGACCAACATCCTTTGATTTAGTCAAATACTGCCAACAACTGCTGGAAGAAATACAGATGAATTCCAACAACCAGCGCTTGATTTCTTTCATCAGTCAATATGAATCTATACCTTGCTGCATGGATGACAAATTATTGGGACATATTTTCAATAACTTACTATCAAATGCAATTAAATATTCCCCAGATGATAGCATTATCAAGTTTAGTCTGAGTTGTCAAAATGGACAAGCAGTATTTGAAATTCAAGATTGGGGAATTGGTATTCCAGAAGAAGATCTACCTTTACTGTTTGAATCGTTTCATCGTGCCAGTAATGTCGGCAATATACTAGGTACTGGATTGGGAATGGCAATTGTTAAAAACTGTGTAGATATCCATGAAGGTGAAATTTTTGTCACAAGCACGGTGGGTTTAGGCACAAAGTTTACTGTGATTATATCGTTAAATAATAAAATATAA
- a CDS encoding DNA phosphorothioation-associated putative methyltransferase, producing the protein MPEALEIDRHRAAIARTDISRPVRLAIEWAILDQNTTFFDYGCGYGGDVQRIANLGYTSAGWDPYYYPDVPLTPADVVNLGYVLNVIEDAEERRQSLIQAWELTQQVLIVAAQVLINAPSKTQVAYNDGIVTRRNTFQKYYEQEELKTYIDEVLNVDAVPIALGVYFVFRDEAQKESYKAIRFFSTSSTPRVRIPTKRFEDYQEQLQPLMAFFTKRGRLPVKGELENEQELLIEFGNFRRALGVVLQATDETEWDAIAYRRSLDIQVYLALTHFDRRPAWQKLAPEMRHDIKAFFSSYEEACQVADQKLFSLGKPKVIQTACEKSKIGKHTRGALYVHVSALAALDPLLRIYEGCASRTIGRVDQATLIKYHIDKPQISYLFYPDFDTDPHPALKASIGIDLKTLAVTHREYQTRANPPILHRKETFVTNIYPRYEEFAKLTQQEEELGLLKHTSDIGTREGWEKCLAAHKVQIRGHEVYPIQES; encoded by the coding sequence ATGCCTGAAGCTTTAGAAATCGATCGCCATAGAGCCGCGATCGCTCGCACTGACATCTCCCGCCCCGTGCGATTAGCCATAGAATGGGCAATCCTGGATCAAAACACCACTTTTTTTGACTACGGTTGCGGCTACGGTGGTGATGTGCAGCGAATAGCAAACTTAGGCTACACCAGCGCAGGCTGGGACCCTTACTACTATCCCGATGTCCCACTCACCCCCGCTGATGTCGTCAATTTGGGTTACGTCCTCAATGTCATCGAAGATGCAGAGGAACGCCGTCAAAGCCTCATCCAAGCTTGGGAACTCACCCAGCAAGTTTTAATTGTCGCAGCTCAAGTGCTGATTAATGCTCCCAGCAAAACTCAGGTGGCTTACAACGATGGCATTGTAACCCGTCGCAATACTTTTCAGAAATATTACGAGCAAGAGGAACTCAAAACTTACATTGATGAAGTGCTAAATGTGGATGCGGTACCCATAGCGCTGGGTGTCTACTTTGTTTTTCGAGATGAAGCCCAAAAAGAAAGTTACAAAGCTATCCGCTTCTTTTCTACTTCTTCTACACCGCGAGTCCGCATCCCCACCAAGCGGTTTGAAGATTACCAAGAACAACTGCAACCACTCATGGCTTTTTTTACCAAGCGCGGTAGACTGCCTGTGAAAGGCGAATTGGAAAATGAACAAGAATTACTGATAGAATTTGGTAACTTCCGGCGTGCTTTGGGCGTAGTTTTGCAAGCTACCGACGAAACAGAATGGGATGCGATCGCTTATCGTCGTTCTCTAGATATCCAAGTTTATCTCGCCCTCACCCATTTTGATCGACGCCCCGCATGGCAGAAACTAGCGCCAGAAATGCGTCACGACATCAAAGCCTTTTTTAGTAGTTACGAAGAAGCTTGCCAAGTCGCCGATCAAAAGCTTTTCAGCTTAGGCAAACCGAAAGTGATTCAAACTGCTTGTGAAAAAAGCAAAATTGGTAAACACACGCGCGGTGCCCTTTACGTGCATGTTTCGGCGCTTGCTGCACTCGATCCTTTGCTGCGAATTTACGAAGGCTGCGCTAGCCGTACCATTGGCCGTGTAGATCAAGCCACATTGATAAAATATCACATTGATAAACCGCAAATATCCTATCTTTTTTACCCTGATTTCGATACTGACCCTCATCCAGCTTTAAAAGCAAGTATCGGTATTGACTTAAAAACCCTAGCTGTTACTCACCGAGAATATCAAACTAGAGCAAATCCGCCAATTTTACATCGAAAAGAAACATTTGTTACCAATATATACCCGCGTTACGAAGAATTTGCTAAACTCACCCAACAAGAAGAGGAATTAGGATTGCTCAAGCACACAAGCGATATTGGTACTCGTGAAGGTTGGGAAAAATGCCTTGCCGCACACAAAGTACAAATAAGAGGGCATGAGGTTTATCCAATTCAAGAAAGTTAA
- a CDS encoding EAL domain-containing response regulator — MTKILIIEDEESVRENILDLLEAEDFETIAAPNGRIGVNFAISEVPDLILCDMMMPELDGYGVLTALRQDPMTATIPFIFLTAKSAKSDFRRGMDLGADDYVTKPFTRAELLSAIMNRLKKHATLKRYLSPQTALHNLSPKMQLLEISLHRAIKQDNFQEFEIYYQPIVDIASGKIVAAESLLRWQSPELGVIYPTEFIPLAESTGLIVPIGKWVVKKVCEQIKSWRDAGIYSLNVAVNLSVLEFNQPDFIQKIVNFIETNKLQAYCLELELTESMIMQDINSAIATMNKLRSLGIKIAIDDFGTGYSSLIYLKNLPINTLKIDRYFIHNVANDPQKSAITKALIQMAHNLNLDVVAEGVETEAELAFLRQHNCNSMQGFLFSRPLPAAEFENFLLTNKCLYV, encoded by the coding sequence ATGACGAAAATTTTAATAATTGAAGATGAAGAATCAGTCAGAGAAAATATTTTAGATTTGCTAGAAGCTGAAGATTTTGAAACTATTGCTGCCCCCAATGGCAGAATCGGCGTAAATTTTGCTATTTCTGAAGTTCCCGATTTAATTTTGTGTGACATGATGATGCCAGAACTTGACGGTTATGGCGTGCTAACAGCATTACGTCAAGACCCGATGACGGCAACAATTCCCTTCATTTTTCTCACTGCCAAATCTGCCAAATCTGACTTTCGTCGAGGTATGGATCTGGGTGCAGATGACTATGTAACTAAGCCATTCACTCGGGCTGAGTTATTAAGTGCCATCATGAACAGGTTGAAAAAGCACGCTACTTTAAAAAGATATTTATCTCCTCAAACTGCACTTCACAACTTGTCTCCGAAAATGCAGTTGTTAGAAATTAGCTTACATCGGGCAATTAAACAAGATAATTTTCAAGAATTTGAGATTTATTATCAACCAATAGTGGATATTGCTTCTGGTAAAATAGTAGCCGCTGAAAGTTTGCTGCGTTGGCAAAGTCCGGAATTGGGGGTAATTTATCCCACAGAATTTATTCCCTTAGCAGAATCTACAGGTTTAATTGTTCCTATTGGAAAATGGGTAGTAAAAAAAGTCTGCGAGCAAATTAAAAGCTGGCGTGATGCTGGAATTTATTCATTGAATGTTGCTGTAAATTTGTCAGTACTTGAATTTAATCAACCAGATTTTATTCAGAAAATAGTCAATTTTATAGAAACCAATAAATTGCAAGCATATTGCCTAGAATTAGAACTTACTGAAAGTATGATTATGCAAGATATCAATAGTGCGATCGCTACTATGAATAAATTGCGTTCTCTGGGTATAAAAATAGCGATCGATGATTTTGGTACAGGCTACTCTTCTTTGATTTATCTGAAAAATTTACCAATTAATACTTTAAAAATCGACCGTTATTTTATTCATAATGTTGCCAACGACCCCCAAAAATCAGCCATTACCAAAGCATTAATTCAAATGGCTCACAATCTCAATCTAGATGTCGTTGCTGAAGGTGTAGAGACCGAAGCAGAACTAGCTTTTTTGCGCCAACACAACTGTAATTCCATGCAAGGTTTTCTATTTAGTCGTCCATTACCAGCAGCCGAATTTGAAAATTTTTTATTGACAAATAAATGTTTATATGTGTGA
- a CDS encoding AmpG family muropeptide MFS transporter gives MRKIESLLQVFGSRKMAALLLLGFASGLPLLLIGNTLKAWMTVEKVDLAAIGWFSLAGLPYSLKFLWSPLIDRFTLPVLGRRRGWLILTQVGLIVAIAIMAFQQPKQALQLLAINAIVIAFISATQDIAADAYRTDVLEKLEMGAGAAVFILGYRIALLVAGALALILADKLPWSSVYLLMAGIMLIGIFATLLAPEPKEISPPASLADAVVLPFGEFFQRQGILYAILILVFITLYKLGDALLSNMTTPFLLQTGFTKTDIGAIQVGMGLVATIVGALAGGSILSAIGINRSLWVFGILQAVSNLAYFFLAYIGKNYQAMVLAINIEQFCGGLGTAAFVAFLMSLCNQRFSATQYALLSSLMAVSRDILSAPGGAIAQRTGWPIFFLITIAAAVPGLLLLPVFAPWNPRPVAASRPGLEDEEEDIWGIK, from the coding sequence ATGAGGAAAATTGAATCGCTGCTGCAAGTTTTCGGTAGTCGCAAGATGGCGGCTTTGTTATTGTTGGGCTTTGCATCGGGTTTACCGTTATTGTTAATCGGTAATACCTTGAAGGCTTGGATGACCGTGGAGAAGGTAGATTTAGCCGCTATTGGGTGGTTTAGCCTCGCTGGGTTACCATATTCGTTGAAGTTTCTCTGGTCGCCGTTAATAGATAGATTCACCTTGCCAGTTTTGGGACGACGACGGGGTTGGTTGATTTTGACACAGGTTGGCTTGATTGTAGCGATCGCCATCATGGCATTTCAACAACCCAAACAAGCATTACAGCTTTTAGCCATCAACGCCATAGTCATTGCTTTTATCAGTGCAACTCAAGATATCGCCGCTGACGCCTACCGCACCGATGTTTTGGAAAAACTAGAAATGGGGGCTGGTGCAGCAGTTTTTATCTTAGGTTATCGAATCGCCTTGTTAGTCGCAGGTGCTTTAGCCTTGATACTTGCTGATAAATTACCCTGGTCATCAGTTTACTTGTTGATGGCAGGAATCATGTTAATTGGTATTTTTGCCACCTTGTTAGCACCAGAACCCAAGGAAATTAGTCCTCCTGCTTCCTTAGCTGATGCTGTTGTCTTGCCCTTTGGTGAATTTTTTCAGCGTCAAGGTATCTTATACGCTATTTTAATTCTTGTGTTCATTACCTTATACAAACTGGGTGATGCTTTGTTGAGCAATATGACCACGCCCTTTTTGCTGCAAACAGGTTTTACCAAAACCGATATTGGGGCAATTCAAGTCGGCATGGGATTAGTTGCTACGATTGTCGGCGCCCTAGCAGGTGGTTCGATTTTGAGTGCTATAGGCATCAATCGATCGCTTTGGGTTTTTGGTATTCTACAAGCAGTAAGTAATTTAGCTTACTTTTTCCTAGCATATATCGGTAAAAACTACCAAGCTATGGTACTTGCCATCAACATAGAACAATTTTGTGGTGGATTGGGGACAGCAGCCTTTGTTGCCTTTTTGATGAGTCTTTGTAACCAGCGGTTTTCCGCAACCCAATATGCTTTGCTCTCCAGCTTGATGGCTGTCAGCCGCGATATTCTGTCAGCCCCAGGAGGCGCCATTGCCCAAAGGACGGGTTGGCCGATATTTTTCTTAATAACCATCGCCGCCGCTGTGCCAGGACTACTTCTATTGCCAGTATTTGCTCCCTGGAACCCTCGACCAGTGGCAGCATCCAGACCAGGACTTGAGGACGAAGAAGAGGATATATGGGGAATCAAGTAG
- a CDS encoding HEAT repeat domain-containing protein yields MYDEDDLSLLDAEEELESPLDKIEPLTASSEVPKPDPEVMLALLNSPQPQQRMLAARAFCDLEDARATPLLIRLLTDTCPLVRVSAAYGIGRNPSSEAVSPLIAQLNQDWNGYVRKGVVWALGNCRDRRSLAPLADALKTDISAVRLWAASALAQMAEVSYEAIIGAMPPLIQALVNDPVAAVRSNSAWAIGQLCRELPSNVVYATAIDALIQAFAEDQDLGVREDAKASLLGVGDPRGLQLIETLEQEGWF; encoded by the coding sequence ATGTATGACGAAGACGATCTAAGCCTACTTGATGCAGAGGAGGAGCTAGAAAGCCCCTTAGATAAAATAGAGCCGCTAACTGCCTCCTCGGAAGTGCCTAAGCCCGATCCAGAAGTAATGTTAGCCCTGCTAAACAGTCCCCAGCCCCAGCAAAGAATGTTAGCGGCGCGTGCTTTTTGCGATCTTGAAGATGCTCGTGCTACCCCCCTTTTGATTCGCTTGTTAACTGATACCTGTCCCTTAGTTCGGGTGAGTGCAGCTTATGGCATCGGACGCAATCCCAGTTCTGAGGCGGTGAGTCCGTTAATTGCTCAATTGAATCAGGATTGGAATGGCTATGTGCGTAAAGGCGTTGTTTGGGCTTTAGGAAACTGTCGCGATCGCCGTTCTTTAGCACCCCTGGCAGATGCCTTAAAAACTGACATTTCCGCAGTGCGTTTGTGGGCTGCTAGCGCCCTAGCACAAATGGCAGAAGTCAGTTATGAAGCAATTATTGGGGCGATGCCACCATTAATACAAGCCTTAGTCAATGACCCAGTAGCAGCAGTACGGAGTAACAGTGCTTGGGCAATTGGTCAACTGTGCCGCGAACTACCTTCTAACGTAGTTTACGCTACAGCGATCGATGCTCTCATTCAAGCCTTTGCCGAAGACCAAGATTTGGGAGTACGGGAAGACGCCAAAGCCTCACTCTTAGGAGTAGGCGATCCGCGTGGCTTGCAGTTGATTGAAACCCTGGAACAAGAAGGGTGGTTTTGA
- a CDS encoding four helix bundle protein — translation MVTNSSITDRTRSFAVRIVKACCFLDEKPGVYRILSKQLFRSGTSIGANVREAQSAQSNKDFINKLEIALKEARETQYWLEILIESELVDRHKFQLLLQEANEIGKILVASTKRLKGK, via the coding sequence ATGGTAACTAATAGTAGCATTACTGACCGGACAAGAAGTTTTGCGGTAAGAATTGTTAAAGCTTGTTGCTTTTTAGATGAAAAGCCTGGAGTTTATCGAATTCTCTCTAAACAATTATTTCGTTCTGGGACTTCGATTGGTGCAAATGTTCGAGAAGCACAGTCCGCCCAATCTAATAAAGATTTTATCAATAAATTAGAAATTGCTTTGAAAGAAGCAAGAGAAACACAATACTGGTTAGAAATATTAATTGAATCCGAACTAGTGGATAGACACAAATTTCAACTACTTCTCCAAGAGGCAAACGAAATTGGTAAAATTCTAGTTGCTTCCACCAAACGACTCAAAGGCAAATAA
- a CDS encoding phosphomannose isomerase type II C-terminal cupin domain, with translation MTLNENNTQSNINEASSHSGTRYWGNVEVIEEGATYRISRVEIKPRHGIKSQIHYHRNEHWVVVSGVAKVTCGDEEILLNRNQSTYVPAATLHKVENPGHIPLVILEIQNGEYLGEDDTERPYDLNLIKSVGENE, from the coding sequence ATGACTCTGAATGAAAATAATACTCAGTCAAATATTAATGAAGCGTCTTCACATTCTGGTACACGGTACTGGGGTAATGTCGAGGTTATTGAAGAGGGAGCAACCTATAGAATTAGTCGCGTTGAAATCAAGCCCAGGCACGGCATTAAATCACAAATCCATTATCATCGCAATGAACACTGGGTTGTAGTCTCAGGTGTAGCGAAAGTCACTTGTGGTGATGAGGAAATACTACTAAATCGCAATCAGTCAACTTATGTTCCCGCAGCAACACTGCATAAGGTAGAAAATCCTGGTCATATTCCGTTAGTTATTTTAGAAATTCAAAATGGCGAGTATTTGGGTGAGGATGACACAGAGCGTCCCTATGACCTAAATTTGATCAAGTCTGTAGGGGAAAATGAGTAG
- a CDS encoding PQQ-dependent sugar dehydrogenase: MKVPGRFLLPVFLLTLVAACNQTRASSDNPPPQTSVSDTELTQNTTQSKNIIRTEAFSPKPIQINLKNLPAPFATESASKRPEVVPIPQNPVLRVPPGFTVNIFAEGLNAPRWLALTPNGDVLVTETGQNRICLLRDTNGDGVADVRETFATGDNGLNRPFGMAFAGDSFFLGNTDAVLRFPYTQGQNQITGNGQKIADLPAQGYNNHWTRNVVVSPDGNKLYVSIGSGTNVDEEPLPRASVQVMNLDGSQQQTFASGLRNPVGLDFHPVTKELYTTVNERDGIGDDLVPDYLTRIRKGEFYGWPYTYLTPKNLDPRQKTKEQSKRPDLAARTKTPDVLFQAHSAALGLQFYDGKTFPEKYRNGAFAAFRGSWNRDRGTGYKVVFVPFDTKGQPQGYYEDFLTGFLLNPSVPSTWGRPVGLLVLPDGSLLLTEEANNRIYRIQYTGG; encoded by the coding sequence ATGAAAGTTCCTGGGCGTTTCTTGCTACCAGTTTTTTTACTCACCTTGGTAGCAGCCTGTAACCAGACTCGCGCCTCCTCAGATAATCCACCACCGCAAACATCTGTATCTGATACCGAACTGACACAAAATACTACACAGTCAAAAAATATCATCCGGACTGAAGCATTTTCACCTAAACCTATCCAAATCAATCTCAAGAACTTACCGGCACCCTTCGCAACAGAAAGTGCGTCTAAGCGGCCTGAGGTTGTGCCCATTCCCCAAAACCCGGTACTACGCGTACCACCAGGCTTTACAGTTAACATTTTTGCTGAAGGTTTAAATGCCCCACGGTGGCTAGCTTTAACCCCCAATGGTGATGTACTGGTAACTGAAACCGGGCAAAATCGCATTTGTTTATTGCGTGATACCAATGGTGATGGTGTAGCCGATGTTCGAGAAACCTTTGCTACTGGGGACAACGGACTCAACCGCCCCTTTGGCATGGCTTTTGCAGGCGATTCCTTTTTTCTGGGGAACACAGATGCTGTATTGCGTTTTCCCTATACTCAAGGTCAAAACCAAATTACGGGCAACGGGCAAAAAATTGCTGACTTGCCTGCCCAAGGTTATAACAATCATTGGACACGCAATGTTGTTGTCTCGCCTGATGGCAATAAATTATATGTTTCAATTGGTTCAGGAACCAACGTCGATGAAGAACCCTTACCACGGGCTTCGGTGCAGGTGATGAATTTGGATGGTTCGCAGCAGCAGACTTTCGCCTCCGGTTTGCGTAACCCTGTTGGTTTGGATTTTCATCCTGTAACTAAGGAACTTTACACCACTGTTAATGAACGGGATGGAATCGGTGATGATTTGGTGCCAGATTATTTGACACGCATCCGAAAGGGAGAATTTTACGGCTGGCCTTATACTTACCTGACGCCAAAGAACCTCGATCCGCGTCAAAAAACCAAAGAACAAAGCAAACGCCCCGACTTAGCAGCCCGTACCAAAACCCCGGATGTGCTGTTTCAGGCGCACTCAGCAGCATTGGGTTTGCAGTTTTATGATGGTAAAACATTTCCAGAAAAATACCGTAACGGTGCTTTTGCTGCTTTTCGTGGTTCTTGGAACCGCGATCGCGGTACTGGTTACAAAGTTGTGTTTGTTCCCTTTGATACAAAAGGACAACCACAAGGCTATTACGAAGATTTTCTCACAGGGTTTTTGCTCAATCCTTCTGTACCAAGTACTTGGGGACGACCTGTGGGTTTACTTGTCTTACCAGATGGCAGTCTATTATTAACAGAAGAAGCCAATAACCGGATTTATAGGATTCAGTATACGGGAGGCTAG
- a CDS encoding GNAT family N-acetyltransferase — protein sequence MSEQLLPGYFIRRGSTLDRSLLLKFMQQTYQDLFPNQDFSHLEQTVKQYFSSDTPLWWVDFSSQGDEGDEEAGGDEGAREVNSSSSPSSPSSPSSPSSPSSPSSPSSPHPPIACVWVGNAIDQVQGNRHAHIFVLYVAPEHRRRGIGTALMQYVENWAIQRGDRQIGLQVFQSNKPALNLYHQLGYQTQSLWMVKFLNTQK from the coding sequence GTGTCTGAGCAATTACTACCTGGGTACTTTATTCGCCGTGGCTCAACTTTAGATCGATCGCTGCTGCTAAAATTCATGCAGCAGACTTACCAAGATCTTTTTCCCAATCAGGATTTTTCCCACCTAGAGCAAACAGTTAAGCAATACTTCTCCAGCGATACGCCCTTGTGGTGGGTCGATTTTTCGAGTCAGGGAGATGAGGGGGATGAGGAAGCAGGGGGAGATGAGGGAGCAAGGGAAGTAAATTCTTCCTCATCCCCCTCATCTCCCTCATCCCCCTCATCTCCCTCATCCCCCTCATCCCCCTCATCTCCCTCATCCCCCCATCCCCCCATCGCCTGCGTCTGGGTGGGCAATGCCATAGATCAAGTACAGGGTAACCGTCATGCTCATATCTTTGTCCTCTATGTTGCGCCAGAACATCGGCGGCGAGGTATTGGCACAGCCTTGATGCAATATGTGGAAAATTGGGCGATTCAAAGAGGCGATCGCCAAATTGGTTTACAAGTTTTTCAATCAAACAAACCTGCATTAAATCTTTACCACCAGTTGGGTTATCAAACCCAATCCCTATGGATGGTAAAATTCCTCAATACACAAAAATAA